GACCCATTGATATTCGCCCGGCACTTCGAACCTGTCGAGCTTGATACCGGTGACGATCTTGCGGTCCTCGACGCGGATGATGGCGAGCATCGGTGTGCCGCTGCCCCACAGCGCCGGCTGCGTCGTGCTGACGGCGATGTGCTTGCCGTCCGGCGACAGGATCGGGTCGCGGTAGCTGTCCTCGGCAATGAAATGCGCGATCGGGATCAGCCCGGGCGTGGGCGCCGCGCCGCACGCCAAGGGCGCTACCACGGCAACGACGAGTACCGCGATGCGGCGAACTAAATCGGACATGACTCTCCTCGAACGGCGCGCAAGCGCGACAATGAGTTGCGAAACATCAATATTACTATGAGTTAATTAAATTTTTCCTAACTCACACCGCCATTACGAGAATTTTTTGTCATCGCATCATCGCGCGCCGACCGGTTCAGTGTGCGCGAGCGAACAGACCCGATGGCGCGCGCGGGCCATGCTGTCTTTTTTACCACGGAGGCCAACATGTCCTATTTGAATCGCGACACGCTCGGAATGTATTCGAACAAGAATCACAAGGGGCCGGGCCCTGAACTGATGGGCGCCGACACCCTCATTGGCGACCACGTCCACAACCTGAAGAACGAGCACCTGGGTGAGATCAAGGAAATCATGCTTGACATGCGCAGCGGCAAGATCGCCTATGTGGTGATGTCGAGCGGCGGCGTGCTGGGCATCGGCGACAAGCTGTTCGCGGTGCCTTGGGCGGCGCTGACGCTCGACACCGCCAACCATCGGATGACGATGAACATGGACAAGGAAAAGATCGACGCCGCTCCGGGCTTCGACAAGGACAACTGGCCGAACATGGCCGACCAGACCTGGGCCAGCCAGATTCACGGCTACTACGGCACCAGCGGCGTGTAAGCGCTGCGCCGATCCGTTCAGCGGCGGCGACAAGCCCGGGGTCAGGTCTGAGATGCACCGGTTTGGTGGACAGGTTAATTAGCAACACATGTGCTGCGCCTGGACCTGCGCCGGCGTTTTGTAGCCGAGCGATTGATGAAGTCGGATTGTATTGTAGTACACCTCAATATGATCTTTGACGGCGGCAACTGCGGCAGCGTGATCTTCATACACGAAGTGATGCGTCAACTCGTTCTTCAGGTTCGAGAAGAAGCTCTCCGCAACCGCGTTATCGTGACAGTTCCCTTTGCGGCTCATGCTCGCAATTGCGCCCTTCGACTCGAGGTAGTCGCGAAACTTCTTCGAGCCGTAAGGCGATCCCTGATCCGTGTGGCAAACGAGCCCTGGCGGCGGGCGATATCGCTCCATGGCCGCTTCGATCGTCTGCACGGCCAGGGCGGCGGTCTGGCTCGTTCCCATCGCCCAGCCAATGACAGCGTGCGTGGACAAATCCAGGAATATCGACAGATGGCTTATCCCCGTCCGCGTGGTGATTTGCGTCATGTCGCCCACCCACACGCGGTTTGGAACGGCGACCTTGAATTTCCGGTTCACCAGATTCGGGGCTGGCGGTTCTTTTTGTTGCGGTGCTGGTTTGCTTTGCAGTCGTTGGGTTCGAAGCGTCTGAATGCCGGCGCAACGTCGTAGACGTGCCACTCGATTTCGCCCGCATGGATTTTTTTCCGCGCGTAGCACCCGCCACATCTTGATGACGCCTGCAGCGCGCCGGTGTTCCGCGTCGATCTCGTGAAGCCTCGCAATCAAGGCGATGTCCGCGCTATCGCGCGGGCTCATAGGGCGACAGCGCGAGGCATGGTAGCCGCTTCGGCTTACGCCAAGTAAGCGGCACATCAGCCCGACCGGATACATCTCGGCATGCTCGCGAATGAAGGCGTACCTCAGCGCTATCGGCGCATGAAGTACGCCTCGGCTTTTTTTAGAATTTCGAGCTCCAGTGCCAGGCGAAGATTCTCCTTGCGAAGCCGAGTCAGCTCGTCTTCCTCGCCAGCTGGCGGGCGCCCAGGCGGTCGAAACGCCAAGTCCGGGCCGACCAAGTCGACCCGCTTCGCCCATTTATAAAGCTGATTTCGACGCACGCCGAGCTCTCGCGCCAGCGCCGCGGCGTTATCGCATTGCTTCAGACGTTCAACCGCTTGGAGCTTGAACTCCGGGCTAAAGACCTGGTTTTCAGATGATTTTACGAGTTTGGTATCCATGGAACGTATTGTCCCCTATTTGGATGTCCACCAAACTCGGTACATCTCAGGTCCGCAGCACCAGTCCCCCGCCTTCCACTTACTTCTTTGGCGCCATCAGGTCCAGCAGGATCGCCGTCTCGGCCTTGATGGTGTTGGTCACCGTCGGCTTGAAGTCCGGCGCCCACTGCGGCGAATGCGTGCCCGGCAGCGGCTGGCCAGCCTTGGTCGCCGCCTCCAGGCGCGACGCCTCGACCGCGCCCACGTGCAGCAGGATCGCCTTCACGCCCGGCTGCAGGCCATACTGCGAAAAGTCCTCCGACGTCATCTTGGACGGCATCTCCTTCACAAACTCGGGACCCACCGCGCCCTGCACCACCTTGACCACGCGGCCGACCAGCTCCGGCTCGTTATAGACCGAATCGGTGCCCGGCTTGACTTCCACCAGCGGCTCCTTCGGCGCGCCCGCGGCGATCGCCTCGCCCTTCGCTTCGCGCGCAATGCTGGCCAAGACGCGCTTGCGCACCTCCGGCCGGAAGGTGCGCACCGACAGTTGCAGCTTGACCTGGTCCGGGATGATGTTGGCCACGGTGCCGCCCTGGATGCTGCCCACGGTGATGACGACCGGGTCGAGCGGGTTGTTCTCGCGCGAGACGAGGGTCTGCAGGGCCAGCACGAGGCGCGAGGCCATCACGATCGGGTCGCGCGTTTCGTGCGGCACCGCGCCGTGCCCGCCCTGGCCGAACATGGTGATGTTGACGACGTCGGACGAGGCGCGGAAGGCGCCGGCGTGATACATGATCGTGCCCGACGCCCCGCTCGCGTCGTCATGCATCGACAGCGCGTAGTCAGGCTTGGGGAAGCGGGTGAACAGGCCGTCCTTGAGCATCGCCGCCGCGCCCGACACCGTCTCTTCGGCCGGCTGGCCCACCAGCATCAGCGTGCCGCTCCACTGCTTGCGGTTTTCCGCCATCAGCTTGGCGGTGCCGTACCAGGCCGACATGTGCAGGTCGTGGCCGCAGGCGTGCATCACCGGGATGGTCTCGCCGGCGGCGTTTTTGGCCGTGGCGGTGCTGGCGAACGGCAGGCCGGTCTTCTCCTGCACCGGCAAGGCGTCGATCTCGGTGCGCAGCATCACGGTCGGCCCCGGGCCGTTGCGCAGCAGGGCCACCACGCCGGTGCCGCCAACGCCGGTGGTCACTTCGAAGCCGAGGCCCTTGGCCAGCGCAGCCAGCCGGGCGGCGGTATGTTGCTCGTTAAAGGCCAGTTCGGGCGTGCGGTGCAGATCCTGGTACAGCGTTTCGATTGCCGGATAGGACGCGTTGAGCTGGTCGGCCATGGTTTTCGGCAGTGGAGCGGCGTTGGCGGCGCCGCTGGCGGCCAGTGCAAGGAGGAGAATGTGGCGGGAAACAGAGGTCATGGGAGCGCTATCAAAGTGGTTGAGGGTCAAACGATGTGCATCTGCAACATTTGTGGAAATCTAGCCGATAAATTCTATCAGGAAATGAAAGTTGCCGTAGAACACTGTAAAATAGTGGGTTCAATTTTGGCAAAATTGCCACGCTAAAGAAAGTTATCATGTTTTCGATGTCTAATATGAAAGTTGGCACCCGGCTCGCCGTGGGCTTCGCCCTGATCCTCGCGATGACCGTGTTCATTGCCGTGACGGGCGCCTGGCGCCTGAACGACGTGGCGAAATCGACCCACGTCATGATGGACCAGCCGCTGGCCAAGGAACGCCTGTTTACCGACTGGTACGGCCAGAATTTCGGCGCCATCCGCCGCACTGCGGCAATCATGAAGAGCAGCGACCCGGCGCTGGGCGCGTATTTCAAGGAAGACGCCGCCACCACCGCCCAGCAGGTCATCGAGCTGGTCAAGAAGGTCGAGCCGATGATCCAGGCGCCTGACGAAAAGGCGCTGTACGCGAAGATCATCGCGCAGCGCAAGATCTACATCGAAGCGCGCGAAGCGGCGATGAAGGCCAAGGCCGCCGGCGACAACGAGACCGCCGTCAAGGTGCTCGACGAAGCGTACACGCCGCGCGCCAAGGTCTACCAGGACCTGCTGATGGAGATGGTCACGCTGCAGCGCAGCCATATCGATTCGACGGCCAAGGCGATCGACGACACCGCCGGCATCAGCACCACCCTGATCGCCGTTCTCACGGCCGGCGCGGTGGCGCTGGGCGTGGCCGGGTCGTGGCTGCTGACGGTTGGCATCACGCGGCCGATCCGCCAGGCGGTCGAGCTGGCGGAAACCGTCGCCGGCGGCGACCTGACGCGCACCATCGGCGCCTCCGGCAAGGATGAAACCGCGGCCCTGCTGCGCGCGCTCGGCCACATGAACGACAGCCTGGTGAAGATCGTCAGCGAAGTACGCGGCGGCACCGACGCGATCGCCACCGCGTCGGGCGAAATCAGCGCCGGCAACCACGACCTGTCGGCGCGCACCGAGCAGCAGGCCAGCTCGCTCGAAGAGACCGCGGCGTCGATGGAGGAACTGACCTCGACGGTCAAGCAGAACGCCGACAATGCGCGCCAGGCCAACCAGCTGTCGATCACGGCGTCGGACTACGCCGCACAGGGCGGCGCGGTGGTCGGCCAGGTGATCGTGACGATGGGATCGATCAACGAGTCGGCGCGCAAGATCGTCGACATCATCGGTGTCATCGACGGCATCGCCTTCCAGACCAACATCCTCGCGCTGAACGCGGCGGTGGAAGCGGCGCGCGCCGGCGAGCAGGGGCGCGGCTTCGCCGTTGTCGCATCCGAAGTGCGCACGCTGGCCCAGCGTTCGGCGGCGGCGGCCAAGGAAATCAAGACGCTGATCGGCGACTCGGTCGAGAAGGTCGACGCCGGCGCCAAGCTGGTCGACCAGGCCGGCGCGACGATGGACCAGGTGGTGTCGAGCATTCGCCGCGTCACCGACATCGTGAGCGAGATCGCGCTGGCCAGCCAGGAGCAGACCGACGGCATCGAGCAGGTCAACCAGGCGATCGGGCAGATGGACCAGGTGACGCAGCAGAACGCGGCTCTGGTGGAAGAATCGGCGGCGGCGGCCGAATCGATGCAGGAGCAGGCCGGCAAGCTGGCGCAGGTGGTCGGCGTGTTCAAGCTTGATCGTTCGACCGGAAAGACAGAGCCGATGCTGCGCGCGGCAGCGCCGGCGCGTCCGGCCCGCGTGGCGCCGGTGGCCCGCGCGATCGCGGCGCCGAAGCGCGCCGCGCGTGGCGGCGACGACTGGGAAGAGTTCTAAATGAAGTTTGGGGACTGGTCCTGCGGACCTGTCCCCATCTTCAGAGTCGACGCAAAATGGGGACAGGTCCGCAGGACCAGTTCCCTTTTTCCATAATCAGCAAAAGTCGCGGCTTTGCGTGCCAAGGCGCCCCAGCAAATGCGACATGTCCACCAGCCGCTTGGCCACCAGGTGGCGCACCTCCCCTTCCCTCTGCCAGACCCCGTACACGCCCAATAACGGCGCGCGCAGCACTTCGCGGCGCTGCTCCTCCACCAGCTTGGGCCACACGATCAGATTGATGTTGCCCGTCTCGTCTTCCAGCGTCATGAACAGCACGCCCTTGGCCGTCCCGGGCCGCTGGCGTACCGTGACGATGCCGCAGGCGCGCGCCAGCTGGCCGTTCTGGTAGTCGTTCAGCACCGCCGCCGGCATGAAGCGCTGCTTGAGCAACTGCGGGCGCAGCAGCGCCAGCGGATGACGGCCCAAGGTCAATCCCTGCGAGCGGTAGTCGCCGACGATCTCGTCGCCCTCGGACGGCGCGCGCAGCCGCGGCGCCTCCTCCTGCGGCGTGGTCGGGCGCAGCAGGTCCTTGTCCGGCACCGCGCCGACCGCCTGCCACAGCGCCTGGCGCCGGTTGCCGGCCAATGAAGCGAGCGCGTTCGACGCGGCCAGCACCTGCAGGTCGCCGCGGTCGAGCCCCGCCCTGCGCGCCAGGTCGGCCACGTCGGTGAACGGCCGGATCGCGCGCGCGTCCTCGATGCGCGCCGCCACTTCCCGGCTCATGCCGCGCTGCAGGGACATCCCGAGCCGCACCGCCGGCTGGCGCGTGCGGGTGTCGTCGAATTCTTCGAGTGTCGAATCCCAGTCGCTGACGGCGATGTCGATCGGCCGCACCTCGATGCCGTGGCGGCGCGCATCCTGCACCAGCTGCGACGGACTGTAGAAG
This window of the Massilia sp. R2A-15 genome carries:
- a CDS encoding transposase, whose translation is MDTKLVKSSENQVFSPEFKLQAVERLKQCDNAAALARELGVRRNQLYKWAKRVDLVGPDLAFRPPGRPPAGEEDELTRLRKENLRLALELEILKKAEAYFMRR
- a CDS encoding amidohydrolase gives rise to the protein MTSVSRHILLLALAASGAANAAPLPKTMADQLNASYPAIETLYQDLHRTPELAFNEQHTAARLAALAKGLGFEVTTGVGGTGVVALLRNGPGPTVMLRTEIDALPVQEKTGLPFASTATAKNAAGETIPVMHACGHDLHMSAWYGTAKLMAENRKQWSGTLMLVGQPAEETVSGAAAMLKDGLFTRFPKPDYALSMHDDASGASGTIMYHAGAFRASSDVVNITMFGQGGHGAVPHETRDPIVMASRLVLALQTLVSRENNPLDPVVITVGSIQGGTVANIIPDQVKLQLSVRTFRPEVRKRVLASIAREAKGEAIAAGAPKEPLVEVKPGTDSVYNEPELVGRVVKVVQGAVGPEFVKEMPSKMTSEDFSQYGLQPGVKAILLHVGAVEASRLEAATKAGQPLPGTHSPQWAPDFKPTVTNTIKAETAILLDLMAPKK
- a CDS encoding PRC-barrel domain-containing protein, whose amino-acid sequence is MSYLNRDTLGMYSNKNHKGPGPELMGADTLIGDHVHNLKNEHLGEIKEIMLDMRSGKIAYVVMSSGGVLGIGDKLFAVPWAALTLDTANHRMTMNMDKEKIDAAPGFDKDNWPNMADQTWASQIHGYYGTSGV
- a CDS encoding IS3 family transposase: MALRYAFIREHAEMYPVGLMCRLLGVSRSGYHASRCRPMSPRDSADIALIARLHEIDAEHRRAAGVIKMWRVLRAEKNPCGRNRVARLRRCAGIQTLRTQRLQSKPAPQQKEPPAPNLVNRKFKVAVPNRVWVGDMTQITTRTGISHLSIFLDLSTHAVIGWAMGTSQTAALAVQTIEAAMERYRPPPGLVCHTDQGSPYGSKKFRDYLESKGAIASMSRKGNCHDNAVAESFFSNLKNELTHHFVYEDHAAAVAAVKDHIEVYYNTIRLHQSLGYKTPAQVQAQHMCC
- a CDS encoding methyl-accepting chemotaxis protein; its protein translation is MSNMKVGTRLAVGFALILAMTVFIAVTGAWRLNDVAKSTHVMMDQPLAKERLFTDWYGQNFGAIRRTAAIMKSSDPALGAYFKEDAATTAQQVIELVKKVEPMIQAPDEKALYAKIIAQRKIYIEAREAAMKAKAAGDNETAVKVLDEAYTPRAKVYQDLLMEMVTLQRSHIDSTAKAIDDTAGISTTLIAVLTAGAVALGVAGSWLLTVGITRPIRQAVELAETVAGGDLTRTIGASGKDETAALLRALGHMNDSLVKIVSEVRGGTDAIATASGEISAGNHDLSARTEQQASSLEETAASMEELTSTVKQNADNARQANQLSITASDYAAQGGAVVGQVIVTMGSINESARKIVDIIGVIDGIAFQTNILALNAAVEAARAGEQGRGFAVVASEVRTLAQRSAAAAKEIKTLIGDSVEKVDAGAKLVDQAGATMDQVVSSIRRVTDIVSEIALASQEQTDGIEQVNQAIGQMDQVTQQNAALVEESAAAAESMQEQAGKLAQVVGVFKLDRSTGKTEPMLRAAAPARPARVAPVARAIAAPKRAARGGDDWEEF